From a region of the Ignavibacteria bacterium genome:
- a CDS encoding peptidylprolyl isomerase has product MITRQKASHGTGVMNKMRDKMPYIIVFLIIAFVGLIVFEWGMNYVGLRGGDMVIFGSVNGEEITYQEYEQALQQQLEMMRQQNGGKDVDDATLEQIKEQVWNQLVQQKLTKQEIDRLGITVSDNEILDFIYNRPDELPEAIRRNFMDSTGVFNMEFYQQALGMKTKEATQFWNQVEVYMREVLLSDKLQNYITASVIIPEEDVLQKYKDDNIKASFNYAFLDVNAVTDTMQFQVSEEEMKDYFNKHKDEFKQEEAVKFKYVVFSDAPTIDDTNSVKKQMEFMVKDMKSAMMEDSSLIKLVNDNSSVPFKADFQKPNALGAAGKNALNFLFNAKPDEVSNIIIDQDGYKVIKMLESKEGDESFVNASHILINFGTDTAAAKKQAEDILKRAKSGEDFAKLAFELSQDQSAKQNSGDLGWFTKGAMVKEFEDAALNGSVGSIIGPIKTQFGFHIIYIKNKSKKEFKFAEIRKPVTAGQRTKDVARKKAQEFMSDVENGAIIDSLAKNMNIPIYTTPEVSKGGFVPGAGQNKNIIEFGLSNKKSKLYGPTKIQGGYGVYMITDKISEGTKNFDSVKVTLVKPKVAQIKKFGYLQKIAGDIRSKISGSDILGLQTIFPQYSFSTADSVSFAKPDVKLGIDYPLYNAVFSMKPGEITNPIKGTRGYYIAVLNWITPFDQNDYVVKAADLRKQLLTNKKQQAVQEWMTNLTNNAKIVDNRDKYL; this is encoded by the coding sequence ATGATTACAAGACAAAAAGCTTCACATGGTACAGGCGTAATGAATAAGATGCGCGATAAGATGCCTTATATTATCGTTTTTCTCATCATTGCTTTTGTCGGTCTTATTGTTTTTGAATGGGGTATGAATTACGTTGGTTTAAGAGGTGGAGATATGGTTATCTTTGGTAGTGTAAACGGTGAAGAAATTACTTATCAGGAATATGAACAAGCTCTCCAGCAGCAGCTCGAAATGATGAGACAGCAAAATGGAGGCAAAGACGTTGATGATGCTACACTCGAACAGATTAAAGAACAGGTTTGGAATCAACTCGTTCAGCAAAAACTTACTAAACAGGAAATCGATAGACTCGGAATCACAGTCTCCGATAACGAAATACTCGACTTTATTTACAACAGACCCGATGAGCTCCCCGAAGCCATAAGACGTAACTTTATGGATTCAACAGGCGTCTTTAATATGGAGTTCTACCAGCAGGCTCTCGGTATGAAAACTAAAGAGGCTACTCAGTTCTGGAATCAGGTCGAGGTCTATATGCGTGAAGTTCTCTTATCCGATAAGCTTCAAAACTATATCACTGCTTCAGTTATCATTCCCGAGGAAGACGTTCTTCAGAAATATAAAGATGATAATATAAAAGCAAGCTTTAATTATGCTTTCCTCGACGTTAATGCCGTTACTGATACAATGCAGTTCCAGGTTTCTGAAGAGGAAATGAAAGATTATTTCAATAAGCATAAGGACGAATTCAAACAGGAAGAAGCTGTTAAATTCAAATATGTTGTTTTCTCCGACGCTCCAACTATAGATGATACAAATTCCGTAAAGAAACAGATGGAGTTTATGGTCAAAGATATGAAGAGTGCAATGATGGAAGATTCTTCTTTAATCAAACTTGTTAACGATAACTCTTCCGTTCCTTTCAAAGCAGATTTCCAGAAACCAAACGCATTAGGCGCTGCAGGAAAGAATGCACTAAACTTTCTCTTTAATGCTAAACCTGATGAAGTTTCAAATATAATTATCGATCAGGACGGTTACAAAGTTATTAAAATGCTCGAATCAAAAGAAGGTGATGAATCTTTCGTTAACGCTTCACACATTCTTATAAATTTCGGAACCGATACAGCAGCTGCAAAGAAGCAAGCGGAAGATATTCTAAAACGTGCAAAGAGCGGTGAAGATTTTGCTAAGCTTGCATTCGAACTTTCTCAGGATCAATCTGCTAAGCAGAACAGCGGTGACCTCGGATGGTTTACTAAAGGGGCTATGGTAAAGGAATTTGAAGATGCCGCGTTAAATGGTTCAGTTGGAAGTATTATAGGTCCTATTAAAACTCAGTTCGGCTTTCATATAATCTATATTAAAAACAAATCAAAGAAAGAGTTTAAGTTTGCGGAAATCAGAAAGCCTGTAACCGCAGGTCAAAGGACTAAGGATGTCGCTCGCAAGAAAGCACAGGAGTTTATGTCCGATGTAGAAAACGGCGCTATAATCGACTCTCTTGCAAAGAATATGAATATCCCTATTTATACAACACCTGAAGTATCAAAAGGGGGCTTTGTTCCCGGTGCGGGTCAGAACAAGAATATTATTGAGTTCGGTCTTTCAAACAAGAAATCGAAACTATATGGACCGACTAAAATCCAAGGCGGATATGGTGTTTATATGATTACCGATAAAATTTCAGAAGGCACAAAAAATTTCGACTCTGTTAAAGTTACTCTCGTCAAACCTAAAGTCGCTCAAATAAAGAAATTTGGATACTTGCAAAAGATAGCCGGAGATATTCGTTCTAAAATATCAGGAAGCGATATACTCGGTCTTCAGACTATATTTCCGCAATATTCATTCAGTACTGCAGACAGTGTTTCTTTTGCAAAGCCGGACGTTAAACTCGGTATTGATTACCCGCTCTATAACGCTGTATTCTCAATGAAACCGGGCGAAATCACAAATCCAATAAAAGGAACTCGTGGTTATTATATTGCTGTCCTTAACTGGATAACTCCTTTCGACCAGAATGACTACGTTGTTAAAGCAGCCGATTTGCGCAAACAGCTACTTACCAACAAGAAGCAGCAGGCTGTTCAGGAATGGATGACTAACCTGACAAACAATGCTAAGATAGTTGATAACAGAGATAAGTATTTATAA